TCGACTGTCGCTAGATGGCTTCCCCGCAGCATTCCAGACCTTGTTGAGCGCGACCGCTGTGAGCTCCGTCCCCATTCCGCTCCAACCACTTCCTACCACTTTCTCCCACTCAGTGCGCACATTGTAGTCACGCGCCTTTCCTTGTCAAGCGGAATCGCGCGGTAAAACAAAAATAGTTTCGCCGCGGCGCCAAAAATTTCGACGGATGGCGCTCGGCAAAAGCACTACATATAGTGTGCAGTCCGAAGAGCGGTCCCAAGTCCTAGACGCGCTCTTCCTTGCAAACGCAGAAATGTGTTCTAACGATTAATGAAATGAGCCAGAGGGGATAGGCTGGCGCACAAATGGAATGACTATTGCCCTGCCCCCGGTCCGGGCCCGGGTCCCAGCCGCAGATTGCTGACTTTTCGCAGCAGATCCTGCTCGTTGGCATCCAGCCCGCGCATGAATTGCGGGTCCTGCAAGGCCTGCTCGCGTTGTTGCGGCGTCATCCCGCGCAGCACGCGAAGCCGTCCGCTCAGAAGCTCCTTGCGGCCGGGCGGCAGATTTTTCCAGCGCGGCGCCAAATCACTCACCACTTCCTGGCGCTCTTCGGGTGAGAGGCGGTTGAAGATTTGCGCCCGGTTGCGCATCGCATCCTGCTGTTGCGGCGTCAACTGATTCCAGGCCTGCATCCGGTGCCGGATTCGCTCCTGCTGCTGCGGTGGCAGGCTCTGGAATTTCGCATTATTACGCATGAAACGCTCTTGCTCTTCCGGCGACATTTGCCGCAGCCTCTCATCCCATTTCGTGGGCAATCCGAGCGCGCCACGGACGCCGGGTTTGTTTTCCTGCTTCTGAATCTGCTTCTGCTGTTTCTGCGCCTTTTGTTGTTGCTGATGCATCGCGCGGCGCTGTGCCATCACGCGCGGCCGCGGATTCTGAGCGCGAGGCGCGGCAAATCGCCTTTGCGCGGGCAAAGCCAGAGCCAGCGACGCGGCGATGCAGAACATCGCAAAAGCTGCCCCGAATTGGAACAATCTACGCATCTATGCCCGCTTCAATTTCAGCTTGCTCCGTTGCTCGAACCTGGATCGTTATCTTGCTTCGGCTGCTCGGGCTCGCTCGTCTGCTGAAGAGTCGGCAGATCCGAAAGCGCATCGAAATTGCTGATGACGTCGTAATTTTCCAGCACGCCCAGATCCTTGATCATCCGGAATTGTTCTTCGCTATTCGCGGCATTCGAAGGATTTGTGACTGGCATCGGCCGCCTGGAAATCCAAATGGACAATGCCACGAGCAAAACCATCGCTGCGGCAAACCTCGGCGATGGCGATAGCCATGCCCATAGTCTCGGCCGCGGCTCCGCAGCGATTTTTTCTCTCAACCGCGCATCAAATCCCAGCGATGGCTCGACCGCAGGCACTTCCGCCATCACATTCCACAGCCGCCGGAATTCCTCCGTACGCTCGCGGCACGCGGTGCACATCTTCAAATGCGCCTCTACGGCGGTGCGCTCCTGCGCGCTGGCGCGGTCATCCAGATAAGCAACCAATGCATTCGAAATTTTTTCGCAACTCATATCTACTTTCCCTCCCCGGCTGGCTGGGTCGCCGGCCTTGCCACAAGCAATGCCAATTGTATTCGCAAGGTTTCGTAAGCCCGGAAAAGCAGCGACTTCAAAGCGCTTTCCGAGCATCCCAAAACTTTTCCAATCTCTGCGTAATCCATATCGTGATACTTATGCAGCACAACAGCCACTCGTTGCTTTTCCGGCAGTGAAAGAATCGCGCCACGGATCATTTGGTTGCGCTCGCGCTCGATGAGCTTGTCGTCGGCGCGTATCTCCTTCGCCGCCACTTCC
This region of Candidatus Acidiferrales bacterium genomic DNA includes:
- a CDS encoding zf-HC2 domain-containing protein, whose protein sequence is MSCEKISNALVAYLDDRASAQERTAVEAHLKMCTACRERTEEFRRLWNVMAEVPAVEPSLGFDARLREKIAAEPRPRLWAWLSPSPRFAAAMVLLVALSIWISRRPMPVTNPSNAANSEEQFRMIKDLGVLENYDVISNFDALSDLPTLQQTSEPEQPKQDNDPGSSNGAS
- a CDS encoding DUF3106 domain-containing protein, producing MRRLFQFGAAFAMFCIAASLALALPAQRRFAAPRAQNPRPRVMAQRRAMHQQQQKAQKQQKQIQKQENKPGVRGALGLPTKWDERLRQMSPEEQERFMRNNAKFQSLPPQQQERIRHRMQAWNQLTPQQQDAMRNRAQIFNRLSPEERQEVVSDLAPRWKNLPPGRKELLSGRLRVLRGMTPQQREQALQDPQFMRGLDANEQDLLRKVSNLRLGPGPGPGAGQ